The Fictibacillus arsenicus genome contains a region encoding:
- a CDS encoding SRPBCC family protein, with the protein MDTQVITQMKIVKPAADVFEAIVDPEKIGGFWFSSSSERWVQGRTVILRYDEYNAEGEIKVLEVEENKKIVFSWGAEHDNGSLVTIKLTELDDESTIVEVVESGLKEDDPDVVNKMMGQKEGWVYTLTCLKGYLENDVNTLRASLIH; encoded by the coding sequence ATGGATACCCAAGTAATTACACAAATGAAGATTGTTAAGCCTGCTGCTGATGTTTTTGAAGCCATTGTAGATCCAGAGAAAATAGGAGGCTTTTGGTTTTCCTCCAGTTCTGAAAGATGGGTTCAAGGCAGAACAGTTATATTAAGATATGACGAGTACAATGCAGAAGGTGAAATAAAAGTTTTAGAAGTTGAGGAAAATAAGAAAATCGTTTTTTCCTGGGGAGCAGAACATGATAATGGTTCGCTTGTTACCATTAAGCTGACTGAATTGGATGATGAAAGTACAATAGTTGAAGTGGTTGAATCAGGTTTGAAAGAAGATGATCCTGACGTTGTTAACAAAATGATGGGCCAAAAAGAAGGCTGGGTTTATACATTGACGTGTTTAAAGGGGTATTTAGAAAATGATGTAAATACTTTAAGGGCATCATTAATCCATTAA
- a CDS encoding LysR family transcriptional regulator codes for MNAYYAFIKAIETGSFTKAAEELGYTQSAISQMVHSLEEELSTILILRSRTGITLTPDGEEFLPYIKKICNSHRELKEKMKEMEGLESGIIRIGVFSSVSCHWLPGLMKDFKVQYPAVHFELHQGDYTEISSWIKEGSVDLGFVNPKAVSNLNMIPLQDDEMLAVFPKDHRLAEQHEVSLKELLKEPYILLDEGEISEPLTIFQQNNFEPNIQYRVHDDYTIMSMIEQGLGISILPTLVLHRCPYHIVTKRISPSFARTISLAYKDKRVLPIASRYFIDFIIERYR; via the coding sequence ATGAATGCATATTACGCCTTTATAAAAGCGATCGAAACAGGCAGTTTCACGAAAGCCGCAGAAGAACTTGGCTACACCCAATCAGCGATCAGCCAAATGGTGCATTCTTTAGAAGAAGAACTTTCTACGATCCTTATTCTACGCTCAAGAACGGGTATTACATTGACTCCTGACGGTGAGGAATTTTTGCCATACATTAAGAAAATCTGTAATTCACACAGGGAATTAAAAGAAAAGATGAAAGAGATGGAAGGACTTGAGAGCGGGATTATCCGAATCGGCGTATTTTCAAGTGTTTCCTGCCACTGGCTGCCAGGATTGATGAAAGATTTCAAGGTACAGTACCCCGCTGTTCATTTCGAACTGCATCAAGGTGATTACACAGAGATCTCCAGTTGGATTAAAGAAGGCAGCGTTGACCTTGGCTTCGTGAACCCGAAAGCCGTATCAAACCTGAATATGATTCCCTTGCAGGACGATGAAATGTTAGCTGTATTTCCTAAAGATCATCGGTTGGCAGAGCAGCATGAAGTCTCATTAAAAGAGTTATTGAAGGAACCTTACATCCTTTTAGATGAAGGAGAAATAAGTGAACCGTTAACGATTTTTCAACAAAACAATTTCGAACCCAACATTCAATACCGGGTACATGATGATTATACGATCATGTCAATGATCGAACAGGGTCTGGGAATCTCCATCCTGCCAACACTTGTCTTACATCGGTGTCCTTATCATATTGTGACTAAAAGAATTTCCCCATCCTTTGCCCGGACAATCAGTCTGGCATATAAGGATAAAAGAGTTCTGCCGATCGCGAGCAGATATTTTATTGACTTTATTATAGAAAGATATAGATAA
- a CDS encoding DMT family transporter yields the protein MTPKQANWILVSVSMGWGMSYIFMKLVIDTIPALTIVALRFGIAFIIMVLIFRKKVFQTDARTLKYSLILGFLLWGIFITLMYGIKHTTASTAGFLISTTVILVPILQAFIIRKLPSRKISLGVVFVAIGLTLLTIGEDFTLAFGSVLCLIAAFLYAVHIIVTNHFAREVNTLQLGIYQLGFAAFFAAVGTFILEVPVLPHTMIHWIAILGLTFICSAYGFVMQSIAQKYTTPESTGFLFSLEPIFAAIFAFIFLQENMGLRGYLGALIILLGVFTATVTFRKRADIRMLKVKSGIMK from the coding sequence ATGACACCTAAACAAGCGAACTGGATTTTAGTTTCCGTTTCTATGGGATGGGGAATGTCTTATATCTTTATGAAACTAGTAATAGATACGATTCCGGCCCTAACCATTGTGGCACTACGATTCGGGATTGCTTTTATCATAATGGTGCTGATTTTTCGGAAAAAAGTATTTCAAACAGATGCTAGAACGTTGAAATACAGTTTAATTCTTGGTTTTTTATTATGGGGGATCTTCATTACGCTTATGTATGGTATCAAACATACGACGGCTTCAACTGCTGGCTTTTTGATTAGTACAACGGTGATCTTAGTGCCAATACTTCAGGCGTTCATTATAAGAAAGCTGCCAAGCAGAAAGATCAGTCTGGGAGTTGTATTTGTTGCAATCGGCTTAACTCTGCTAACCATCGGAGAAGATTTTACGTTAGCGTTTGGTTCGGTTCTTTGTTTAATCGCTGCCTTTTTGTATGCAGTACACATTATAGTAACCAATCACTTTGCAAGAGAAGTAAATACCTTGCAGCTGGGAATCTATCAGCTTGGATTTGCCGCTTTTTTTGCGGCTGTCGGAACGTTTATTTTAGAAGTGCCTGTTTTACCACATACGATGATTCATTGGATCGCCATACTCGGGCTCACATTCATTTGTTCAGCATATGGATTTGTTATGCAGTCCATCGCTCAAAAATACACAACGCCAGAAAGCACCGGATTTCTTTTTTCACTCGAACCGATATTTGCCGCCATTTTTGCATTCATCTTTCTTCAGGAAAACATGGGGTTGAGAGGATACCTGGGTGCGTTAATCATTCTATTAGGAGTATTTACAGCCACCGTTACATTTAGAAAACGGGCTGATATAAGAATGTTGAAAGTAAAGAGCGGCATAATGAAATAA
- the pheA gene encoding prephenate dehydratase encodes MKVAYLGPQGSFSEEAAFRYFTNDDIEWYKSDSIVDVLEAVGEGKADKGIVPIENSIEGTINITADGLLTYDLFVEAELIFPVSLHLLTLKGASLDEVREVWSIVPALAQCRDFIRESKVKSRQFDSTSAAAQAVKNQERRDVAAIASKYAAEVFDLQITKSGIQDCSNNHTRFVVISKEPVKQREDRTKTMMLISPTEDYSGVLSSILNVFTALSINLSWIESRPTKKQLGTYHFFIETQNGLHEEKMTKAIAILEAYGHDVRVLGSYNTTKL; translated from the coding sequence ATGAAAGTAGCATACTTAGGTCCTCAAGGAAGTTTCTCAGAAGAAGCTGCCTTTCGTTATTTTACGAATGATGATATTGAGTGGTATAAAAGTGATTCTATCGTTGATGTATTAGAAGCGGTAGGTGAAGGCAAGGCGGATAAAGGGATTGTTCCGATCGAAAATTCTATTGAGGGAACGATCAATATTACTGCAGATGGCCTGTTAACGTATGATTTATTTGTTGAAGCTGAATTGATTTTCCCGGTTTCCCTGCATCTTCTCACTCTAAAAGGAGCCTCACTAGATGAAGTGCGTGAAGTCTGGTCCATCGTTCCAGCGCTTGCCCAGTGCAGAGATTTTATCAGAGAATCTAAAGTGAAAAGCAGGCAGTTTGACAGTACGTCTGCAGCCGCCCAAGCGGTTAAGAACCAAGAAAGAAGAGATGTCGCAGCGATTGCTTCCAAATATGCGGCTGAAGTGTTTGATCTGCAGATTACAAAAAGCGGAATACAAGATTGCAGCAACAACCATACCCGTTTCGTCGTAATCAGCAAGGAACCTGTAAAACAAAGGGAAGATCGAACGAAGACAATGATGTTGATCTCACCGACGGAAGATTATTCAGGGGTACTGTCATCCATCCTGAATGTATTTACTGCACTTTCAATCAATCTGTCCTGGATTGAGTCTCGTCCAACGAAAAAACAATTAGGGACCTATCACTTTTTTATTGAAACACAAAATGGTTTGCATGAAGAAAAGATGACAAAAGCGATTGCGATCTTAGAAGCTTATGGACATGATGTTCGAGTTTTAGGAAGTTATAATACAACGAAATTATAA
- a CDS encoding ABC transporter ATP-binding protein → MHFPVKKFFSYYKPYLKIFLCVLLCALLVSSVTLVFPLLVRYITKDVLEGNLSDALSEVYWIGGLMLVLAVIQNIANYFLDYKGHEVGALMERDLRSELFAHMQKLSFSFYDKERTGQLMSRVTTDLLMLAELYHHGPEDYVKYLTRFVGAFVILFFINAPLTIAVFCFLPFLGAFALYFNKKLNRSFKENKERIADVNAQVEDSLSGIRAVQSFANEHLEIEKFSRENNRFLDSRRNTYKGEAYFYNGVETFIQLITIAVIVFGSASIVSQKLDLADLITFLLYINFMIEPIQKLTHMTTQFQEGITGFQRFIEIMNLKPAIENKPYAVILSDVDGDVEFHHVSFRYEDHTEYVLKGLSLHVKPGEYVALVGPSGAGKTTLCSLIPRFYDVTCGNVFLDGVDVRDIELHSLRKTIGIVQQDVYLFAGTVMENIRYGNPEATDEEVIAAAKHANAHDFIMSLPNGYHSEIGQRGVKLSGGQKQRLSIARVFLKNPPVLILDEATSALDNESESIIKESLESLAKGRTTIVIAHRLSTIRNAERIIMLTENGIAEQGTHDMLLKRGGVYAHLYSKQFELQA, encoded by the coding sequence ATGCATTTTCCAGTTAAAAAATTTTTTTCCTATTACAAACCGTATTTAAAGATATTTCTATGCGTATTGTTATGTGCCTTACTTGTATCTTCTGTGACTCTTGTTTTTCCGCTGCTCGTTCGCTACATTACGAAAGATGTACTCGAAGGGAATTTATCTGATGCACTAAGTGAAGTGTATTGGATTGGCGGACTGATGCTTGTTTTAGCAGTGATTCAGAATATAGCAAACTACTTTCTGGACTATAAAGGTCATGAAGTCGGAGCTCTTATGGAAAGAGATCTGCGCAGCGAACTATTCGCACACATGCAAAAACTTTCCTTTAGCTTTTACGATAAAGAACGGACCGGCCAGCTTATGTCCAGGGTAACGACCGATCTTCTCATGCTTGCTGAGCTTTATCATCACGGTCCTGAAGACTATGTAAAATATTTGACCCGATTTGTTGGAGCGTTTGTCATATTGTTCTTTATTAACGCACCATTAACGATTGCAGTATTCTGTTTTTTGCCCTTTTTAGGAGCCTTTGCACTGTACTTTAATAAGAAGCTGAACAGATCATTTAAAGAAAATAAAGAGCGGATCGCCGACGTAAATGCACAGGTAGAAGATAGTCTCTCGGGAATCCGTGCCGTACAATCATTTGCTAACGAACACCTCGAAATCGAAAAGTTCAGCCGGGAAAACAATCGTTTTCTTGATAGCCGAAGAAATACCTATAAAGGTGAAGCGTACTTTTACAACGGAGTAGAAACATTTATTCAGCTTATTACAATCGCGGTAATCGTCTTTGGAAGTGCCAGTATTGTTAGCCAGAAGTTAGATTTAGCAGACTTAATCACATTCTTGCTTTATATCAACTTTATGATCGAGCCCATTCAAAAACTGACCCATATGACGACACAGTTTCAAGAAGGAATCACAGGTTTTCAGCGATTTATAGAAATAATGAATCTAAAGCCAGCGATTGAAAACAAACCTTATGCTGTTATTCTGTCTGACGTTGATGGTGATGTGGAGTTCCATCACGTATCTTTCCGTTATGAAGACCATACGGAATATGTCCTAAAGGGGCTGTCACTGCATGTGAAGCCAGGCGAATACGTAGCCTTGGTGGGTCCATCTGGTGCAGGAAAAACGACTTTGTGCTCACTCATTCCCCGCTTTTATGATGTGACATGTGGAAATGTCTTTCTTGACGGGGTAGACGTGCGTGATATCGAATTGCATTCATTAAGAAAAACAATTGGGATCGTACAGCAAGATGTTTACCTGTTTGCAGGAACCGTTATGGAAAATATTCGCTATGGAAATCCAGAGGCGACTGATGAAGAAGTTATTGCGGCTGCCAAGCATGCAAATGCCCATGACTTTATCATGAGTTTGCCAAACGGCTACCATTCTGAAATCGGACAGCGAGGAGTTAAACTCTCAGGCGGTCAAAAGCAGCGATTAAGTATCGCACGGGTTTTCTTAAAGAATCCGCCCGTTCTCATTTTAGATGAGGCAACAAGTGCACTTGATAACGAAAGTGAAAGCATTATTAAAGAATCACTCGAATCATTAGCTAAAGGACGGACAACAATTGTAATCGCCCATCGCCTTTCCACAATTCGAAATGCTGAACGGATCATCATGCTGACCGAGAATGGAATTGCCGAGCAAGGCACACATGACATGCTGCTCAAACGCGGTGGAGTTTATGCTCATTTGTATTCCAAACAATTTGAGTTACAAGCGTAA